Proteins from a genomic interval of Planctomycetota bacterium:
- a CDS encoding DUF190 domain-containing protein has translation MSLRITVSQTAKSGHRPVHEALVEEARKRGLAGATVLRSEAGSHAEGEGARPRKAPLSEGLPLLVEIVDLPERIGAFLRDMYEQGLLAQGRIAVRKVPRVCPGARVHARRRLVGLSI, from the coding sequence GTGTCGCTTCGCATCACTGTGTCGCAGACCGCGAAGTCCGGGCATCGGCCCGTGCATGAAGCCCTGGTCGAGGAAGCCCGGAAGAGGGGGCTTGCGGGAGCTACCGTTCTCCGCAGCGAGGCGGGCTCCCACGCCGAGGGCGAAGGCGCCAGGCCCAGGAAGGCGCCTCTCTCGGAAGGTTTGCCGCTGCTGGTGGAGATCGTGGACCTGCCCGAGCGTATCGGAGCTTTCCTTCGGGACATGTATGAGCAGGGCCTGCTCGCCCAGGGAAGGATTGCGGTGCGCAAGGTGCCGCGTGTCTGTCCCGGCGCGCGGGTCCACGCGCGCCGCAGGTTGGTGGGGTTGTCCATATGA
- a CDS encoding DUF6062 family protein, whose protein sequence is MAKHKEKHLPYHIVLEALRQAAGCPLCSIEVEGTKRYLDGLLYESVNDPGVRRSLRASRGYCPRHAHTLAGFKSGLGTAILYRDQVELFLDFLKALRQPGLRRLRPSATAAWSKRAQCPACHLEAESRERHAAILIEGLADDEEMRAAFDACPGLCVPHFLFVYDRIGDSGTRGYLWEVQQRKLAALQGELDDFIARHDYRRIKDGFGEVGDSWVRALQLMAGQEGGQGP, encoded by the coding sequence ATGGCCAAGCACAAGGAAAAGCATCTCCCCTATCACATCGTTCTGGAGGCCCTCCGGCAGGCCGCCGGCTGCCCGTTGTGCTCCATCGAGGTCGAGGGCACGAAGCGCTACCTGGATGGGCTTCTCTACGAGTCGGTCAACGACCCCGGCGTGCGGCGTAGCCTGAGAGCGTCCAGGGGCTACTGCCCCCGTCACGCCCACACCCTGGCCGGCTTCAAGAGCGGCCTCGGCACGGCCATCCTCTATCGGGACCAGGTCGAGCTGTTCCTCGATTTCCTCAAGGCCCTTCGGCAGCCGGGCCTGCGCCGCCTGCGGCCGTCCGCCACCGCCGCGTGGTCGAAGCGCGCCCAATGTCCCGCTTGTCACCTCGAGGCCGAGAGCCGGGAACGCCACGCTGCCATCCTGATCGAGGGCCTTGCGGACGACGAGGAGATGCGGGCCGCCTTCGACGCCTGTCCCGGCCTGTGCGTGCCGCACTTCCTCTTCGTCTACGACCGGATTGGGGACTCAGGCACCCGAGGCTATCTGTGGGAGGTGCAGCAGCGCAAGCTCGCGGCGCTTCAGGGAGAGCTGGACGACTTCATCGCCCGCCACGACTACCGTCGGATCAAGGACGGGTTTGGCGAGGTGGGCGACTCGTGGGTCCGCGCCCTGCAGCTCATGGCTGGTCAAGAAGGTGGACAGGGCCCGTAG
- the mgtA gene encoding magnesium-translocating P-type ATPase, whose translation MVRREARAAQGMAGEEQRRLAEVCALSPEDALRRLGTSWRGLDGAAVAARRAEVGANAITTRRRGGVVVEVLRRFRNPLVVPLLVIAIVSFLMGDVKATVVVSGMVFLSVGLSYFQETRSARAVEELKAMIHSRATVVREGKEEEVPLADVVPGDLVVLDAGALIPADLRVVRAKDLFVAQSALTGESMPVEKTAAECSAGGRDVLGMGSAVFLGSSVVSGSGLGVVVNTGNRTLFGGISSRLAEAETETSFDKGVKQFTWLMVRFMLVMVCAVFLIIGLTKGNWVEALLFGLAVAVGLTPEMLPMIATVNLSKGALALARKKVVVKHLSSIQNLGAIDILCTDKTGTLTQDRVVLEKHLDVTGRPSDDVLRYAYLNSYYQTGLRNVLDRAVLDHTDLDVERSCRKADEIPYDFLRRRMSVTIEYEGDLVLICKGAVEDVLKVCSRYQVEDEVYPLIDAIRYDVLEEAQALGRDGFRVLAVAYREFPRDKSQFSVADEAELVLLGYIAFFDPPKDTAGQAIAELRDAGVRVKVLTGDNALVARKVCGDMGLNVERVVTGDEIGGLSKEQLGELADHTDVFARLTPLQKEELIGALRSRGHVVGYLGDGINDAPSLKTADVGISVDTGVDVAKEASDVVLLEKSLTVLEDGIIEGRRVFSNIIKYIRMGASSNFGNMFSVVGAASFLPFLPMAPIQILTNNLLYDFSQVGIPTDQVDEELLRKPRQWNIANIKRFMVFIGPISSIFDYATYALMLWVFSCHRFSAPDTAAHVKEYYEQLFHTGWFVESLLTQTLIVHIIRTRKIPFLQSRPSAGLVLTTLIAIGVAIWLPYSPVARYLGFVPLPADYWFWLAGFLLAYSVLTHLVKTWFHRKYGVD comes from the coding sequence ATGGTCCGGCGAGAGGCCCGGGCGGCGCAGGGCATGGCCGGCGAGGAGCAGCGCCGCCTGGCCGAGGTGTGCGCCCTGTCGCCCGAGGACGCCCTGCGCCGATTGGGGACGTCGTGGCGCGGCCTGGACGGGGCCGCGGTTGCGGCCCGCCGTGCGGAGGTTGGTGCCAACGCGATCACCACCAGGAGACGCGGTGGGGTGGTTGTGGAGGTGTTGCGGCGCTTCCGCAATCCCCTCGTCGTGCCGTTGCTGGTGATCGCCATCGTGTCGTTCCTGATGGGGGATGTGAAGGCCACGGTTGTGGTCAGTGGGATGGTGTTCCTGAGCGTGGGGCTGTCGTATTTCCAGGAGACACGCTCGGCGCGGGCCGTGGAAGAACTCAAGGCAATGATCCACAGCCGCGCCACGGTGGTTCGGGAGGGCAAGGAGGAGGAGGTCCCGCTTGCTGATGTGGTGCCGGGGGACCTGGTGGTCCTGGATGCAGGGGCGTTGATTCCGGCTGACTTGCGTGTGGTGCGGGCGAAGGACCTGTTCGTGGCGCAATCGGCGCTCACCGGGGAGTCGATGCCGGTGGAAAAAACGGCGGCGGAGTGCAGCGCAGGGGGCCGCGACGTGCTGGGCATGGGGTCGGCGGTCTTCCTGGGCAGCAGCGTCGTGAGCGGTTCGGGCCTAGGAGTCGTGGTCAACACGGGCAATCGCACGCTCTTCGGAGGCATCTCGTCCAGACTGGCAGAGGCCGAAACGGAGACGAGCTTCGACAAGGGGGTCAAGCAGTTCACCTGGCTGATGGTTCGGTTCATGTTGGTGATGGTGTGTGCGGTGTTCCTGATCATCGGTCTGACCAAGGGCAATTGGGTAGAGGCCTTGCTCTTCGGGCTCGCGGTGGCCGTGGGGTTGACGCCGGAGATGCTGCCCATGATTGCCACCGTGAACCTCTCTAAGGGCGCTCTGGCCTTGGCAAGGAAGAAGGTGGTCGTCAAACACCTATCGTCCATTCAGAACCTTGGGGCGATAGACATCCTGTGCACGGACAAGACGGGAACCCTCACCCAGGACCGCGTGGTGCTGGAGAAGCACCTGGACGTGACCGGCCGGCCGAGCGATGACGTGTTGCGGTATGCGTACCTGAACAGCTATTATCAGACGGGGTTGCGGAATGTGCTCGACAGGGCGGTGCTTGATCATACCGATCTTGATGTGGAGCGGTCGTGCCGGAAGGCGGACGAGATTCCCTACGATTTCCTACGCCGCCGCATGTCGGTGACGATAGAGTACGAGGGCGACCTGGTCCTCATCTGCAAGGGGGCGGTGGAGGACGTGCTGAAGGTCTGCTCGCGGTACCAAGTGGAAGACGAGGTGTATCCGCTGATTGACGCCATCCGTTACGACGTGCTCGAGGAGGCCCAGGCGTTGGGCCGCGACGGGTTCCGCGTGCTGGCCGTGGCGTACCGCGAGTTTCCCCGCGACAAGTCGCAGTTCAGCGTGGCCGACGAGGCGGAACTCGTCCTGCTGGGCTATATCGCCTTTTTCGACCCTCCAAAGGACACGGCGGGTCAGGCCATCGCCGAGCTGCGGGACGCCGGCGTGCGGGTGAAAGTGCTGACCGGCGACAACGCGCTGGTCGCGCGGAAAGTCTGCGGCGACATGGGCCTGAACGTGGAGCGGGTCGTGACGGGCGATGAGATCGGCGGCCTGTCCAAAGAGCAGTTGGGCGAGCTCGCCGATCACACGGATGTATTCGCCCGCCTCACCCCCCTGCAGAAGGAGGAACTGATCGGCGCCCTGCGAAGCCGTGGGCATGTGGTGGGGTATCTCGGCGACGGCATCAACGACGCGCCGTCGCTGAAGACCGCCGACGTCGGGATTTCGGTGGATACCGGCGTGGATGTGGCCAAGGAGGCCTCCGACGTGGTGCTTCTGGAGAAGAGCCTCACGGTCCTCGAGGATGGGATCATCGAGGGGCGCCGGGTCTTCAGCAACATCATCAAGTACATCCGCATGGGCGCCAGTTCCAATTTCGGCAACATGTTCAGCGTGGTGGGCGCGGCATCGTTTCTGCCTTTTCTGCCCATGGCCCCGATTCAGATCCTCACGAACAACCTCCTGTATGACTTCTCGCAAGTGGGCATCCCCACCGACCAGGTGGACGAGGAATTGCTGCGCAAGCCGCGCCAATGGAACATCGCAAACATCAAACGCTTCATGGTCTTCATCGGGCCCATCAGCTCCATTTTCGATTACGCCACGTACGCCCTCATGCTGTGGGTGTTCTCCTGCCACCGATTCTCTGCGCCGGACACCGCTGCCCACGTGAAGGAGTACTACGAACAACTCTTTCATACCGGGTGGTTCGTCGAGTCGCTGCTCACGCAGACGCTCATCGTGCACATCATCCGAACACGCAAGATCCCCTTCCTCCAGAGCCGGCCGAGCGCCGGCCTTGTCCTGACCACTCTGATTGCGATTGGCGTGGCCATCTGGCTGCCCTACTCTCCCGTCGCCCGGTACCTTGGGTTCGTCCCGCTGCCCGCCGATTACTGGTTCTGGCTGGCGGGATTCCTGCTGGCCTATTCTGTCCTCACCCATCTCGTGAAGACGTGGTTCCACAGGAAATACGGGGTTGATTGA
- a CDS encoding MFS transporter, with protein MSDFCHEMATAVLPQFMQAIGASAAALGSIEGVADAVSSFVKLGAGYHSDRIGHRKVWTVIGYVLTGVSKAVFALAFAWPLILVGRVVGWLGRGIRGPLRDAMLAESVAPQDRGKAFGFHRAGDTAGAVAGPLAAFGLLSLLSAHPAWVRAVNSWLPEGAADAGGAFRVIFLITLVPGLLSVATMAFLVTEKRRQPNPHITFWGTLKGLPREYRVFLVAVGLFGIADFAPTLMILRAATSLEPSMGLLEASRMAALLYTLRNVVYAAASFPIGALSHRFSLTRYLAVGYAVAVITFLGFALAVPSLWWFSLLFVLAGVFIAWEDTIEAVAVRDYVGADVAGTAFGLLGVVNGIGDFASSVIVGLLWVAFGPVHAFAYSAVVGAAGAVAMALIRSRGAHRA; from the coding sequence TTGAGCGACTTCTGCCACGAGATGGCGACTGCCGTGCTGCCGCAGTTCATGCAGGCGATCGGGGCCTCCGCAGCAGCTTTGGGGTCCATCGAGGGGGTGGCGGATGCCGTCTCGAGCTTCGTGAAGCTGGGTGCCGGCTACCACAGCGATCGGATCGGCCACCGCAAGGTCTGGACGGTCATCGGGTATGTTCTGACGGGTGTCTCCAAGGCCGTCTTTGCGCTGGCGTTCGCCTGGCCGCTGATCCTGGTGGGGCGAGTGGTCGGCTGGCTGGGCCGGGGCATTCGCGGACCGCTGCGGGACGCCATGCTCGCGGAGTCCGTCGCACCCCAGGATCGTGGCAAGGCATTCGGGTTCCACAGGGCTGGGGACACAGCGGGGGCCGTGGCCGGCCCGCTGGCTGCCTTCGGGCTCTTGAGCTTGCTGAGCGCCCACCCGGCGTGGGTCCGCGCCGTCAACTCCTGGCTGCCTGAAGGCGCCGCCGACGCCGGCGGGGCATTCAGGGTGATCTTCCTCATTACGCTGGTCCCCGGCCTGCTTTCGGTGGCCACCATGGCCTTCCTGGTGACCGAGAAGCGGCGTCAGCCGAACCCCCACATCACGTTCTGGGGCACGCTGAAGGGGCTGCCGCGCGAGTACCGCGTCTTCCTCGTCGCGGTCGGGCTGTTCGGTATCGCGGACTTCGCGCCGACTCTGATGATCCTGCGGGCCGCCACCTCCCTGGAGCCGAGCATGGGGCTTCTGGAAGCGTCGCGCATGGCGGCGCTCCTCTACACGCTCCGCAATGTCGTCTATGCGGCCGCCTCGTTTCCCATCGGCGCGCTGAGCCATCGGTTCTCGCTCACGCGCTACCTGGCCGTCGGCTACGCCGTGGCCGTGATCACGTTCCTGGGTTTCGCTCTGGCCGTACCGAGCCTCTGGTGGTTCTCCCTTCTGTTCGTGCTGGCGGGCGTCTTCATCGCCTGGGAAGACACCATTGAGGCCGTGGCCGTGCGGGACTACGTGGGCGCCGATGTGGCGGGCACGGCGTTCGGCTTGCTGGGGGTCGTCAACGGCATCGGTGATTTCGCGTCGAGCGTGATCGTGGGGCTTCTCTGGGTGGCGTTCGGCCCGGTTCATGCGTTCGCCTACTCCGCCGTTGTGGGCGCGGCCGGGGCCGTTGCAATGGCCTTGATACGCAGTCGAGGGGCGCACCGTGCCTGA
- a CDS encoding dynamin family protein yields the protein MGSEAVSPEASRAVLKASESDTSPDVEKLRAYTRAKHALAGHIRALHGLLRQGASETRAEQCRELMAKLAEDRFTLAVLGEFKRGKSSLMNAIIGRDLLPTGVLPVTSAITVLKFGSRERLVVHNAGSAFPREYPVSDLSAFVTERGNPSNEKAVSTACLELPHPFLRRGLEFVDTPGVGSSIEANTTTTYSFLPQCDAALFVTSVEAALTASEIEFLQRIREHARKLFFVVNKVDLVGDRERQEVLGFTAAALKQHLGADAVRLFPVSSRLGLASRLAGDGEGYARSGVKDLEAALVDFLSNEKAATFLESLTARALRLLDEEVQEIRLHHKARAASDDVVRARQEQLRQRWREHAQERHELIQRMGQHLMRWAADAVAPDNCAFLEAARAQAAVHVEAAIKEGRWRTARRVARALARRVAEDLRARGEPWAAAQQQRLSGMFPQAASEHWARVTRNLGAISAIAAEVMDVPAPQGAPAGGPGNLDVTVRVPNPFAAGAAWAPRVPFWSALLPARVVRGPLTGHLDGECGRFLESCSATLQEAVASGIAEAVRGLGDLAGAWAAEAEAHILEAIAGKNWRESRNREAAVGDAEAALNSLRTQLLGMRPEVVPSQPSAPTLGPAPAVDTSAPASPPADELPAVRPPEPRIAKAIRTRGCPVCQHMTQTAFDFLASWQHRLAQDEAAQQQFAAGLGFCAPHTWQLEAMASPHGLSLGYTRLVQRLSQELPKAAVQSEAGQAVRALMSNPGGCRVCQLARESERVSIERLASFLNDEEGQRAYAKSQGVCLRHLVHLVEKVQRQKIAQAVIHQAARRFQEAAEDMQNYAMKHEGLRRHLQHDDESDAYLRAIIHIAGEKNLYLPWEASDDA from the coding sequence ATGGGCAGTGAGGCTGTGTCGCCGGAGGCATCCCGAGCGGTGCTCAAGGCATCGGAGTCTGATACGAGCCCCGACGTGGAGAAGCTGCGCGCCTACACGCGCGCCAAGCACGCCCTGGCGGGCCACATCCGCGCGCTCCACGGCCTTCTCCGGCAGGGCGCGAGCGAGACGCGGGCTGAGCAATGCCGCGAGCTGATGGCCAAGCTGGCCGAGGACCGTTTCACCCTGGCCGTGCTCGGCGAGTTCAAGCGCGGCAAGAGCTCCCTGATGAACGCCATCATCGGGCGCGATCTCCTGCCCACGGGCGTCCTGCCCGTCACGTCGGCGATCACGGTGCTGAAGTTCGGCTCGAGGGAACGGCTGGTCGTCCACAACGCCGGCTCCGCATTCCCGAGGGAATACCCTGTCTCGGACCTATCCGCGTTCGTGACCGAGCGGGGCAACCCCAGCAACGAGAAGGCAGTGAGCACGGCCTGCCTGGAGCTTCCCCACCCCTTCCTGCGGCGGGGCCTGGAGTTCGTGGACACCCCCGGCGTCGGCTCCTCCATCGAGGCGAACACGACGACCACCTACAGCTTCCTGCCCCAGTGCGACGCCGCGCTCTTCGTCACCAGCGTGGAAGCCGCGCTCACCGCCTCCGAGATCGAGTTCCTCCAACGGATACGCGAGCACGCCCGCAAACTTTTCTTCGTGGTCAACAAGGTTGACCTCGTGGGTGACCGCGAGCGCCAGGAGGTGCTCGGCTTCACCGCCGCCGCCCTCAAGCAGCATCTCGGGGCCGATGCCGTTCGCCTCTTCCCCGTCTCCTCGCGCCTCGGCCTTGCCAGCCGGCTGGCCGGCGATGGTGAAGGCTATGCTCGCAGCGGCGTCAAGGACCTCGAGGCGGCGCTGGTGGACTTCCTGTCGAATGAGAAAGCAGCGACTTTCCTGGAGTCTCTCACTGCCCGCGCGCTCCGGCTCCTGGACGAGGAGGTGCAGGAAATCCGCCTCCATCACAAGGCGAGAGCTGCCTCGGATGACGTTGTGCGGGCAAGGCAGGAGCAACTCCGCCAGCGCTGGCGGGAACATGCCCAGGAGCGGCATGAGCTCATCCAGCGTATGGGCCAGCACCTGATGCGCTGGGCGGCCGACGCCGTGGCGCCCGACAACTGCGCGTTCCTTGAGGCCGCAAGGGCGCAAGCCGCGGTGCACGTCGAAGCCGCGATCAAGGAGGGACGCTGGCGGACCGCCCGGCGTGTGGCCAGGGCCCTCGCGCGCCGCGTCGCCGAGGACCTTCGCGCGCGTGGAGAGCCATGGGCCGCTGCCCAGCAGCAGAGGCTCAGCGGCATGTTCCCCCAGGCCGCGAGCGAGCACTGGGCGCGCGTCACGCGGAATCTGGGCGCCATTTCTGCCATTGCCGCGGAGGTAATGGACGTTCCCGCCCCGCAGGGTGCTCCGGCGGGCGGCCCCGGCAACCTGGATGTGACCGTGAGAGTCCCCAACCCATTCGCGGCAGGTGCCGCTTGGGCCCCGCGCGTTCCGTTCTGGTCCGCTCTCCTGCCGGCAAGGGTCGTCCGAGGGCCGCTGACAGGCCACCTTGATGGCGAGTGTGGCCGGTTCCTCGAATCGTGCTCGGCTACGCTTCAGGAGGCCGTGGCCAGTGGCATCGCCGAAGCCGTGCGGGGCCTCGGCGACCTGGCGGGCGCCTGGGCCGCCGAGGCCGAGGCCCACATCCTCGAGGCCATCGCAGGGAAGAACTGGCGCGAGAGCCGCAACCGTGAGGCCGCCGTGGGCGACGCGGAGGCCGCGCTGAATTCCCTTCGCACCCAGCTCCTCGGCATGCGCCCCGAGGTCGTACCCTCGCAGCCTTCGGCGCCCACCCTGGGACCAGCCCCAGCCGTGGACACCAGCGCCCCAGCCTCGCCACCGGCCGATGAGCTGCCCGCGGTGCGGCCGCCCGAGCCTCGGATCGCCAAGGCCATTCGCACCCGCGGCTGCCCGGTCTGCCAGCACATGACTCAGACGGCCTTCGACTTCCTGGCGAGCTGGCAGCACCGCCTCGCTCAGGACGAAGCCGCGCAGCAGCAGTTCGCCGCCGGGCTCGGCTTCTGCGCTCCCCACACCTGGCAACTCGAGGCGATGGCTTCGCCCCACGGCCTCTCCCTCGGCTACACGAGACTCGTCCAGCGGCTCTCTCAGGAACTGCCCAAGGCCGCCGTACAATCCGAGGCCGGTCAGGCGGTCCGAGCGCTGATGAGCAACCCCGGCGGCTGCCGCGTGTGCCAGCTCGCGCGTGAGAGCGAGCGAGTCTCCATCGAGCGCCTCGCCAGCTTCCTGAACGACGAGGAGGGGCAGCGGGCCTATGCCAAGTCCCAGGGCGTCTGCCTGCGCCACCTCGTCCACCTCGTTGAGAAGGTGCAGCGCCAGAAGATCGCGCAGGCCGTGATTCATCAGGCCGCCCGCCGATTCCAGGAGGCGGCCGAAGACATGCAGAACTACGCCATGAAGCACGAGGGCCTCCGCAGGCACCTCCAGCACGACGACGAATCGGACGCCTACCTCCGCGCGATCATCCACATTGCCGGGGAGAAGAATCTCTACCTCCCCTGGGAGGCGTCGGACGACGCATAG
- a CDS encoding PTS sugar transporter subunit IIA: protein MRALLQAIEEGRLIELPENDKEKALTLLATMIEAVPSVPPGLRLVEAVLAREAQANTCLVQGWAVPHARVPQDGDLICCVGWSPVGIPYGTADGVPVRVVLLYYVPDSQRGAYLREISALARVLQAETVAQRVFEASTLDGLRIRLLDVVTAALGTSQAEARARMVRLEARATAAGVAPPQTFDPTQVVPAWIVDAADGRVMVLARDEGLVRALEAQPDLGLRLARQAVVSVGGHTIHVRQSSTYGLGRSLFDCLIVKAK from the coding sequence ATGAGAGCGCTGCTCCAGGCCATCGAGGAGGGCCGGCTGATCGAGCTGCCGGAGAACGACAAGGAGAAAGCCCTGACCCTGCTCGCGACCATGATCGAGGCCGTGCCCTCCGTGCCGCCCGGCCTTCGGCTGGTGGAAGCCGTTCTTGCGCGCGAGGCGCAGGCCAACACCTGCCTGGTTCAGGGCTGGGCGGTGCCGCATGCTCGCGTGCCGCAGGACGGAGATCTCATCTGCTGCGTGGGGTGGAGCCCCGTGGGAATCCCCTATGGGACAGCGGATGGGGTCCCCGTGCGTGTCGTGCTGCTCTACTACGTCCCGGACTCTCAACGTGGCGCCTACCTGCGCGAAATCTCCGCGCTGGCGCGCGTCCTCCAGGCAGAAACGGTCGCTCAGCGAGTCTTCGAAGCGTCCACGTTGGATGGCCTGCGGATCCGTCTCCTGGACGTGGTGACGGCCGCGCTGGGCACCTCGCAGGCGGAGGCACGGGCGCGAATGGTGCGCCTGGAGGCTCGAGCCACCGCCGCCGGCGTCGCTCCGCCACAAACCTTCGACCCTACGCAGGTCGTCCCTGCCTGGATCGTGGATGCCGCCGACGGCCGCGTGATGGTTCTCGCGCGCGACGAAGGGCTCGTGCGGGCCCTCGAGGCCCAGCCGGACCTGGGGTTGCGGCTTGCGCGCCAGGCCGTGGTGTCTGTAGGCGGCCACACTATCCACGTGCGCCAGAGTTCCACCTACGGGCTTGGGCGCAGCCTGTTCGACTGCCTCATTGTGAAAGCCAAGTGA